One window of the bacterium genome contains the following:
- a CDS encoding subtype I-E CRISPR-associated endonuclease Cas1: MLPPVKPIPTKDRISILFVEKGNLDVLDGAFVLVDKTGVRTHIPVGEVACLMLEPGSRVSH, translated from the coding sequence GTTAAGCCTATTCCGACGAAGGATCGTATCTCTATCCTATTTGTCGAAAAAGGGAACCTCGATGTTTTGGATGGCGCTTTTGTCCTGGTAGATAAGACTGGTGTCCGCACCCATATCCCGGTAGGAGAGGTGGCTTGCCTTATGCTTGAGCCGGGGAGCAGGGTTTCTCAT